In Ruania alkalisoli, the DNA window CCGTGCCGGCGACCACGGTGCCCCGCCCGGTGATCGTGAACACCGATTCCACGGTGAGTGAGCCGGCCGTGAACTCGGTCGGCCCGGTCGTGGTGGCGGAGTCCTTCGCCTTGCGCTTGCGCCAGAACATGCCTCCGACGGTACAACGCCGAACGAGCGGGACGCAGAGCGATCAGCGCACGTCGGCCGCGTCGAGCAACTCGGCCGTGCTGTGCTCGGCGATCGCGGCCATGCACGGGTCATCGTCGGCGTGTGCCGCGAACACACCCGCGAGGCTCGCTGCCCACGCCCGGGCACGTGACCACAGGGCGTCGTCACCGCCGTACCCGTCCGGAAGGCCTGACCCGGTGCGGTCCGCCGTCGCATAGGCGACCACGAACGCCGCCCGACCACGGGCCGTGAAGGTGAGCCACGCCGTCGCCAGATCAGTCGCCGGATCCCCGGCCGTGACATCGCCGAAGTCGAGGACCGCCGTCAACCGGTGCCGGTGCGTCAGCAGGTTCAGCGGGTGCGGATCTCCGTGCACCCACACCGGCGGGCCGCTATAGGCGGGCACATGCGCGTGCCGCTCGAAGACGGCGGCCAGCTCCTCGCGGCGCGGTACGGCCGGGTCGGCCAGTCTCGCCCGGATGGCCTCAGCCCGCTCCGCCAGCGGTACTCCACGCACCGGGTTGGCCGGCGCGTCCGGATCGGCCGGGCGATGCAGGGCTGCGAAGAACTTCCCCAGCCGTGCGGCCCAGGCATCGCGTGCCAGCGCGGGATCGTGCGCAGCCGGCCGGCCCTCGATCCACCGCACGATCGACCACGCCCACGGGTAGTAGGCAGTCGGTCGCCCGACCCGGACGGGCTCGGGGACCGGCACCGGCAGGAGTGGTGCCAGGCGCGGCAGCACGAGCTGCTCGTGTTCCACCAGCCGGGCCGCCGCCTCGCGACGCGGCAGGCGCGCCAGCAGCGTCGAACCCAGGCGGACCATCACGTTGTCCCAGCCGTTCGCCACCACCCGTAGCGGTCGTTCGGCGAGCTCGGGATGCTGATCGGCCAGCAGGCGGCGCACGAGATCCTCATCGATGTGGACCTCGGCCGCCGGTGTGCCCGCCATCAGGAAGTGCCTTCGTGCAGAGCCGCCAGTGCCTGACTCAGGTGCGGGTACCGGAACGTGAAGCCGGTGCCGCCCAGTCGCTCCGACGTCGCGTGGCGGCCGGTCAATGCCAGCTGCGGATCGGTGCGCAGCACCACCGCGGCCGCCCGGAGCAGCAGGGCCGGCGTGGGCGGAGCCCAGGCAGGACGGCGCAACGTCCGCCGCATCCCGGCCATCAGTTCCGCATTGGTCACCGGGTGAGGGGATGCCGAGACCAGCACCCCCTCCGGGAGGTTCACCGTCTCCTCCAGGCCGAGTGCGGCACAGGCCATCGTGAGCCAGTCGGTGAGGTGGATCCAGGAGAACCACTGCCGCCCGTCGGCGATCGGGCCACCGAGCCCCAGCTTGACGGGCAGCAGCAGCCGGTTCAGCACAGGTGAGTCGCCACCGAGCACGATCGAGGTGCGCAGGATCCGGACCTGCTCGGCCCGGGCACCCTCGACCGCGGCCTCCCACAGGGCGGCCACACCGGTCATCTGCGGCAGCCCTGGCGGGATGTCCGGCACAGGTGAGGGCTCGGTGAGGCGAGCATCCGCGCCATCGGACCAGATCGCCGTCGTGGATGCCTGCAGCCAGTGCCGGACGGCGCCGCTCGCCTGGTGTGAGGCGGTCACCAGCGCTCTCGTGGCGTTCACCCGGGACGAGCGCAGCTCGGCGATGTTCGCCTCGGTGGGGCGGCAGTCGACCAGCCGGCCGGCCAGGTTCGCCACCCGGACGTCCTCCCCGTCCAGCTC includes these proteins:
- a CDS encoding aminoglycoside phosphotransferase family protein; this translates as MAGTPAAEVHIDEDLVRRLLADQHPELAERPLRVVANGWDNVMVRLGSTLLARLPRREAAARLVEHEQLVLPRLAPLLPVPVPEPVRVGRPTAYYPWAWSIVRWIEGRPAAHDPALARDAWAARLGKFFAALHRPADPDAPANPVRGVPLAERAEAIRARLADPAVPRREELAAVFERHAHVPAYSGPPVWVHGDPHPLNLLTHRHRLTAVLDFGDVTAGDPATDLATAWLTFTARGRAAFVVAYATADRTGSGLPDGYGGDDALWSRARAWAASLAGVFAAHADDDPCMAAIAEHSTAELLDAADVR
- a CDS encoding epimerase; its protein translation is MPARVVIAGGTGYLGRALAGAVAARGAEVVVLTRSPREDLDVRQVAWDGHTMGPWARELDGEDVRVANLAGRLVDCRPTEANIAELRSSRVNATRALVTASHQASGAVRHWLQASTTAIWSDGADARLTEPSPVPDIPPGLPQMTGVAALWEAAVEGARAEQVRILRTSIVLGGDSPVLNRLLLPVKLGLGGPIADGRQWFSWIHLTDWLTMACAALGLEETVNLPEGVLVSASPHPVTNAELMAGMRRTLRRPAWAPPTPALLLRAAAVVLRTDPQLALTGRHATSERLGGTGFTFRYPHLSQALAALHEGTS